The window TTTAACGAAAGGCAGTCTTTATGAATAAGTTTATAGTCGGAGTTGAAAATACCTGAGTATATTAAATTGTCTTCTTTGAAAATTATTTTTAATGCAGGGATTATTTTATACTCCGATACCGGATAGTAAACTTTACTAAATTCTAAAAGTTGGTTATTATTTATGTTTGAGTGTTCCAGAACTAAATCAATTATCGGGAAATTCTTTTTTTCTACCGAACTGTATTTTATTGTATTGTCGCTATAGAAGATTACATTTTTTTCTTTGTCGAAATTGATCTTAACGGAGGCTGAAAAAATCTCAATATTGTTATGTAGCTGATTAAGTATTTTGAACCTGTTTGTTGAAGTTTTTTCCTCGAGTTGCATCCCTGCAAATTTTGGATTATTTATAATTTGGAAGTCGGAGTTGCCGCTTTGTTTTTTTTCAGCAGCATTTCTCTTGCTGAAAAAAAGTTTTGATTTTCTGTTTCGTATAAAATCATCCGATTCCTGCGAATAAATATTACTCACTATTAGAATAGATAGTATAGCTATTAATAATATAGGTGTTTTTTTATTCATATCAGCTATAAACCTTTTTGATGAAACAAAATTAAAGTATTTTAGTTTTTAGTTTGTGCATTTTAGATAGCTTATCATAAATTGAGTCAGCATCTTTTAATCTGATGGAAAGTGTTACCTCGCAGTTCATTTCCATTTTTTGCTCTATTATATTAAGGTTGCGTTCTTTTATAAATCTCATTAGTTGATTTAACTCAGGGTATTCTAAGGTAACTAAAAAAGTCTTATTAATTGTATTTGTAACTATTTTGCACTCGTTTAATATTTCTTTCGCAGCTGTTTTATATGCCTGAATTAATCCTCCTACACCTAATTTAACCCCTCCAAAATATCTGACAACTATTACCAAAACATTGGTTAAATCCTTGGCTACTATTTGCCCCAGTATCGGATCTCCTGCCGAATGCGAAGGTTCGCCATCATCGTTAGCTCTGAATTTTATTTCCTCAGTGCCAAATCTGTATGCATAACAGTGATGTCGGGCTGCGTAGTGTATTTTTTTTACTTCTTCAATTTTCCCCTTGACCTCTTCTTCATTTTCAACATAAAATGCGTAACCAATAAATTTACTTCCCTTGTCTTTGAACAACGATTCTGTTCCGGGGTTTACAATACAATTATATGTGTCTTTTTCTGTCATTGTTATTAGTGAAGATATTTAAAAATGATTCTTCACAAAAATAAAAAAGGATATCAATTATTTGACATCCTTTTTTACAATATAATTATTAATTCGTTCAGTTTATATTTTTCTTTTGCCAATATAGGTGAAAAGCTGGGCAGGTTTATGTAAAACTCCTTTTTGTTTTTCATCTAAGGCCAATACAGTATCCATTTTCTTAATAGCTTTTCTGAAATTACGTTTATCGAGATGTTTATTAAGTATTACCTCGTATAATTGTTGTAATTGTCCCAATGTGAATTTTTCCGGAAGAAGTTCAAATCCAATCTTATGGTTGGATACCTGGCTTCTCAAAATTTCCAGAGCTTTGCTTAAGATTTCATTGTGGTCGAAAGCCAATTCGGGTATGTTTAGAATATCTTTCCATTCAGCTCTTTCAGCGAAAGAAGAAGGAGAAGGAACATAGTCTTCCATTTTTACTAACGAATAGTAAGCAACCGTAATGACTCTTGCATCCGGGTTTTTTCTGATAGATTTTAACCACTCCTGGTCTTTTTCCTGTCTAACCCTTTTAGGGTCGCCAAAAGTGTGGAATTGCTCCAGATAGATACCTTTTAAACTGGTAAGTTCAAATAAGACTCTTTCTGCAGCGTGGTCAATATTTTCATCTGAAAAAACCAAATCACCGGGTAATGCATACCTGTGACCTGATCCCTCAGGATGTTCTTGTTCAATCAGTAGTACTCTCAGTTTGTTGTTGTGAAATCCAAAAACAACGCAGTCTACTGAAATATCAAGGTGAGATTGCACTTGTTTATTCATTTTGTTATGCTAGAATTGTGTTGCAAATATATTTTTATTTTTCAATGATTTTAACAAATTGTAAAAAAAACACTAATAATAAATATCCTAAATTCTTAAAGTTTTATAAAAGAATAAAAATCATAGGGTTATTAGTTTAATGTTCGATATGTGTAAATGTAAAAAAAAATAAAGTGTTTATTGTACACTTTTGAAAAAATATTAAATTTGCATGAATTCTTTTATAGGGAAGGATATCACAAAAAAATAGATTATTTTTGCAGCCACAAAAATAAAGTAAAAGAAAATTTCAGTATAGAGAGAAAGTATTTGATTCTCAGTGAAATATATTAACATTATAAACGGTTAATGGAAAAGATAAACAAAATAGGTGTGTTGACATCTGGAGGTGATGCTCCCGGTATGAATGCTGCAATACGTTCGGTAGTACGTACTTGTTCTTTTTATAATATAGAGTGTATAGGTGTTCGTCAGGGGTATCAAGGCTTAATTGAAGGGCAGTTTCAGAAGTTAAATGCGCGTTCGGTTAGTAACATTATTAATAAGGGTGGTACTATTCTGAAATCAGCGAGATCTTTGGAGTTCAAAACAGTAGAAGGACGAATAAGTGCTTTTGAGAACTTTAAAAGTGAAGGACTAGATGCTTTGGTTGTTATTGGAGGAGACGGATCTTTTACCGGAGGAATGATATTTCAAAAAGAACACGGAGTTCCTGTAATTGGTATTCCCGGAACTATAGATAACGATATTTATGGAACTGATCTTACTTTGGGCTATGATACTGCTATGAATACTGTTGTTGAGGCAATTGATAAAATTAGAGATACTGCATCTTCACATAACAGATTGTTTTTCATTGAAGTTATGGGGCGTGATTCCGGATTTATCGCATTAAATACGGGTATAGCCGGAGGAGCGGAAGAAATTCTTATTCCTGAAGAAAATATGGGGCTTGAAAGGTTGATTGAATCTTTAAAAGCATCTTCAAGATCGGGTAAATCATCAAGTATAGTTGTTGTAGCTGAAGGAGAGAAAAGCGGGAAAAACGTATTTGAGTTAGGAGAGTATGTAGAAGATCACTTTGAAAATTATGAAGTGAAAGTTTCTGTACTGGGGCATATTCAAAGAGGAGGCTCACCAACGGTTACAGACCGTGTTTTAGCCAGTCGACTTGGAGTAGCAGCAGTTGAAGGACTTCTTGACAGGAAAAGTAATGTTATGGTTGGGTTGATCAATAATAAAATTGTTATGACTCCGCTGGAAAAGGCTATTAAAGAAAACAATCAAATAGATAAAGAGCTGTTGAGAGTAGCAGAAATTATGTCTGTTTAATAAAATATAAAGTGTAAGTTGTACACTTACTAATTTATTTATATCTTTGTAGAGATATTATATAGAAATTTAATTAAGATTTTTTTAAATATAGAAAAATGGGAACAATCAAAATTGGTATTAACGGGTTTGGTAGAATTGGTAGACTAGTATTTCGTGCTGCTGCTAAAAAAGAAAATGTTCAGGTTGTAGGAATCAACGATCTTATTGATGTTGACTACATGGCTTACATGCTTAAATATGATTCAGTTCACGGTCGTTTTGATGGTACTGTTGAAGTAAAAGACGGAAACCTGGTAGTAGATGGAAATGTAATCCGTGTTACTGCAGAAAGAAATCCTGCTGATCTTAAATGGGATGCTATTGGTGCTGAGTATGTAGTTGAATCTACAGGTATTTTCTTAACTAAAGATACTGCTAAAGCTCACATCGAAGCTGGAGCTAAGAAAGTAGTTATGTCTGCTCCTTCTAAGGATGATACTCCAATGTTTGTAATGGGAGTTAACCACACTGAACTTACTGCTGAAGATACTATCGTTTCTAATGCATCTTGTACTACAAACTGTTTAGCTCCAATCGCTAAAGTTATGCACGATAACTTCGGTATTGCTGAAGGTTTGATGACAACTGTACACGCTGCTACTGCAACTCAAAAAACTGTTGATGGTCCTTCTATGAAAGACTGGAGAGGTGGACGTTCTGCTGTAAACAATATTATTCCTTCTTCAACTGGTGCTGCTAAAGCTGTAGGTAAAGTTATCCCATCATTGAATGGTAAACTTACAGGTATGGCTTTCCGTGTACCAACTGCTGATGTTTCTGTAGTTGATTTAACAATCAGATTAGAAAAAGGTGCATCTTACGAAGAGATCAAAGCTGCTATGAAAGAAGCTTCTGAAACTACAATGAAAGGTGTTCTTGCATATACTGAAGAGGCTGTTGTTTCTCAGGATTTCGTTGGTGAGACTCACACTTCAACTTTCGATGCTGATGCAGGTATTGCTTTAACTGATAACTTTGTGAAACTTGTTTCTTGGTATGATAACGAAATGGGTTACTCTACAAAAGTAGTTGAGCTAGTAGAGCACATGGCTACACTTTAATTTTTTAGAGTACATAATAATATATAGAAGAGAGAGCTTTCGGGTTCTCTCTTTTTTTGTTAATATGCTGTTGATAGATAATGAAACAGCTAAAGAGTTAGTATTGATATATTTACTATATTAGATATATGATTTTAAGCTTATTTAGTAAATGAGCTTATAATAAATTAACCAAAAAGATATTATTATGTCATTATCAAAAAAACTTGCAGCCGAGTTTTTAGGAACTTTCTGGCTGGTATTTGGCGGTACAGGTAGTGCTGTATTAGCTGCAGCATTCCCCGAAGTTGGAATTGGTTTATTAGGTGTTTCTTTAGCTTTTGGTTTAACAGTCGTAACCTGGGTTTACGCTTTTGGCCATATTTCCGGAGGGCATCTCAATCCTGCCGTTTCAGTAGGTTTATGGATGGGAGGACGGTTTTCCGCTTCCGAATTAATTCCATACATTATATCGCAGGTACTGGGAGCTGTAGTTGCTTCTGCTGTTCTTTATGTTATAGCAAGCGGAACTGCTAATTTCGAGTTAGGAGGTTTTGCTTCTAATGGATATGGAGTACATTCGCCGGGAGGATACTCTTTGCTCGCAGTATTGGTTGCCGAAGTTGTTTTAACATTTATATTTTTGATGGTGATACTTGGAGCTACCGACGAAAGGGCTCCAAAAGGATTTGCTCCATTGGCAATTGGTTTGACACTGACTTTGATTCACCTGATTAGTATTCCGGTATCTAATACATCGGTAAATCCTGCAAGAAGTACCGGACCTGCATTATTTGTAGGTGATTGGGCTCTGACTGAACTTTGGATGTTCTGGGTAGCTCCAATAGTTGGAGCGGCTATAGCGGGAATTGCATATAAGTTCTTTAAAGAATAAACGTAATTAAATATTATGTACGAAAAGGTTGCTTAAATTAGTTAGGCAACCTTTTTTTGTTTTTATGTGTTTGGTTTTTAGGCTTTTGACATTAAGTTGTTTTATGTTGAATATATTTGAGAAAAATGCTATTTTTGAATTCAGTAAGTGTATTGTGTACAATTAGTCGTGTAAAAAAATATAAGATGAAGTATATTAGGTTATTAGCAGTTGTGTTTTTTGTGATTGTTGTATCCTGTTCTGTTGATAAAAAAGTAGAGAATGGCGGTACAGAGATTATAGGCGATGCATCTCCTGTTTATTTAAAGTTTCAGGAGGATAATCAAATAGTTTTATCGGATTATTTTTTAAATACAGATAAAATTGATTCATTGGTTATTCCATCAGAGTTGAAATATCATTGGAGTAAAGAAAATGGGATAGTAAATGTAAAAGGTTTTTTGAAATCTCCTTTTTCCAATATGTCGGTGTATGTTTTGGATGAAAAATATGACTTACCAATAAAGTCGATTATAAAAGATACATATATTTTTAAGTTTAATGCGAATGGTAAAAGGTATAATAATTTAAAAATAAAGGGAACATTTAATAATTGGGATACAGAGAATAACCCCTTAAAGCTCGATAATGGAATATATACTACAGAGCTGGAACTTTTACCGGGTGTTTATCAATATGTTTTAGTAGAAGGGGAAGAAGAATTTCCCAATCCTGAAGCGGAAGAAAAAGTAAGCAATGGTATTGGTGGTTTTAATTCTGTATTGAAGTATGGCGACGATACTGCAGATAAAGCATTCCTGTGGAGTAAACTGAAAGGAGATGAAATTGAAGTTTCATCGAACACCGACCTGAATGTTTTAGTATATTTAAGTAATAAATTAATTCTGAGATCAGACCTTAAAGAAGGAGGTAATTTAATAATAGATATTCCGGAATGGTCGAAAAACATTGATAGAAGTGATTTACATATATATGCCTTTAATAATAATATATCCTCAAACGATTTATTAATTCCTTTAAAAAATGGTCAGCCAATTACCGACTCAAAAACATTGACGAGACATGATTTTCATTCTCAAATTATGTACGAAGTAATGGTTGACCGTTTTAATAATGGAAGTGAGGAAAATGATAGCCCCCTTAATCAGGAAGAGGTAAAACCTATTGCTGATTATATGGGGGGCGATCTGAAAGGAATCACCAAAAAAATACAAGAAGGATTTTTTAGAGAGCTTGGTATAAACACACTTTGGTTAACGCCAATTGTTCAGAACCCGTTTGATGCATGGGGCGAATGGAATGAAGGAGGTGTATATTCAAGATTTTCGGGTTACCATGGTTATTGGCCATTGGAAACAACGAAAATAGATGTGCGTTTTGGAACTCCGGCAGAATTGGATGAATTACTTGATGTGGCGCATGAAAACAATATGAATATTGTTTTAGACTATGTGGCCAATCACGTGCATCAGGATGCACAATTGATAAAAGATAATCCAGACTGGAAAACACCTTTGGAATTACCCGATGGAACATTGAATCTTGAAAAATGGGACAGTCAGAGACTGACAACCTGGTTCGATAAGTTTTTACCAACACTTGATCTGGAAAATCAGGAGGTTACGGAGGTGATGACTGATACAGCTATGTTTTGGTTAAAGCGATACGATTTAGATGGTTTGCGCCATGATGCCTGTAAACATATTCCTTTGAATTATTGGAGGACATTGACTAAAAAAGTAAAAAATGAGGTTATAGTAAAAGACAACAGACCAATTTATCAGGTAGGAGAAACATATTCGGGACCTGAACTAATCGGTTCATATGTTAATTCGGGAATGCTAAACGGGCAATTCGATTTTAATCTGTACGATCAGTCAGTAAGGAGCTTTGCTATTGGCGACGAAGGTTTTCAAACTCTGAAAAGCAGACTTGAAGAGAGTTTGACTTACTATGGATCTCACCATTTGATGGGTAATATTTCCGGTAATCATGATAGGGCAAGGGTAATTTCGTATGTAGATGGTTCGGTTGATTTTGAAGAGGATACAAAACTTGCCGGTTGGACAAGAGAAATAAATAATAAGGGAAATAAAGGCTTTGATATTGTCGGGCAAATTATTGCTTTTGCAGCCGTTATTCCGGGGGTTCCTGTAATATATTATGGCGATGAAATAGCTATGCCCGGAGGAAATGACCCTGATAATCGCAGGATGATGCAGTTTGATAATCTTTCAGCTGAAAAACAAAATCTTCGAAATAAAACAGGTAAGATTCTAAAATTCAGAAGAAATAATATGTCTTTACTGTATGGCGATACTAAAGTATTAGAAGCTAATGATGACGTTTTAATAATACTTAGAACATACTTGGGCGAAAATACAATAGCTATTTTTAACAAATCAAATAAAGATAATATTGAATTTTCTTTACCTGATTATGTAGAGGGTGAATTAGAATCACTATTTGGAAATGATTTTACTAACAAAGGAAATGGTATTAGTATTCAACTCCCAAAAGGAGGAGTAGAACTGATATATTCAAAATATAATTAAAATTAATATGGAAGTAGCTATTATTGCTCACGACGGAAAAAAAGCTGAGATGGTTTCATTTTTGATGAAACATCTTTCTATTCTAAATAATAAAAAAGTAAACCTGGTTTCTACCGGAACTACAGGAGGTCATGCCGAAAAAGCCGGACTTACAGTTGCCAGATTCCACTCAGGGCCTATTGGAGGCGATGCTGAAATTGCTGCAAGAGTAGTGCAGGGAAAAACTAAGATGGTACTCTTCTTTAGAGATCCTTTAGATAAACATCCCCACGAACCGGATGTAGCAATGCTTATGCGACTTTGTGATGTTCACAATGTACCTTTGGCAACTAATCCTGCTACAGCTGAGCTGTTAATTAAATCTTTGTAGAAGTACCTGAAATATAAACAAATCATCAATAAATAATATTTATGAAACAGCCTAAATTGTCATTTTGGCAAATGTGGAACGTAAGTTTTGGCTTTCTGGGGGTGCAATTTGGTTTTGCATTACAGAATGCCAATGTAAGTAGAATTTTATCAGATCTTGGTGCCGATTTACACTCCTTATCTCTTTTTTGGTTGGCAGCACCTGTTATGGGACTTATCGTTCAACCGATTGTTGGGGGGGCATCAGATTTCACATGGACAAAATTGGGTAGGAGAGGCCCTTTTATATTAGGTGGGGCAATATTTGCCGCTCTTGGTATGTTTTTAATGCCAAACGCTCCTTTGTTTATCAGTATTATGGCACCTATGATTTTTGGAGGAATGATGTTGGCATTAATGGATGCGTCTTTTAATGTTTCATTTCAACCCTTCAGAGCTTTAGTTGCCGATATGCTACCTGAGGAACAAAGAAATTCAGGTTATTCAATTCAGTCTTTTTTGATAAATGTAGGAGCTGTAATTGGTTCTGCTCTTCCATTTGTATTGACAAATGTTGTTGGCTTAGACAATAAGTCTATAGAGGGACAGGTTGCGCCATCGGTAATGTGGGCATTTTATATTGGAGCAACAGTATTGCTGGGATCTGTGTTATGGACGGTATTCAGGACAAAAGAATATCCGCCGGAGGAGTATTATGAGATGAAAGGTATTGATGCTAAAAAGATGATAGCATCGCAGAAAGAAGAAACCAAGAAACCAATTTCCGAAAAATTATCAGACTTTTTAGCTTTAGTAAGTAATATGCCCACTACAATGAAACAACTGGCAATAGTTCAGTTTTTCTCGTGGTTTGCACTTTATATAATGTGGGTTTATACTACTCCTGCAATCGGTCAGCATATTTGGGATATTGCACCTGAATATTATAATATGGATCCAAAAGATATACCGGTTGAGATTGCTCAAAAAATGGGTCAGGCAGGTGATTGGGTTGGAATTATTTTTGCGGCATATTCATTGTTTGCTGCAATTTATTCTGCATTGATGTCGGGAATAGCTAACAGGTTTGGTAGAAAGGTTACATATTCAACATCTTTGATATTAGGTGGTTTGGG of the Bacteroidota bacterium genome contains:
- a CDS encoding YigZ family protein: MTEKDTYNCIVNPGTESLFKDKGSKFIGYAFYVENEEEVKGKIEEVKKIHYAARHHCYAYRFGTEEIKFRANDDGEPSHSAGDPILGQIVAKDLTNVLVIVVRYFGGVKLGVGGLIQAYKTAAKEILNECKIVTNTINKTFLVTLEYPELNQLMRFIKERNLNIIEQKMEMNCEVTLSIRLKDADSIYDKLSKMHKLKTKIL
- a CDS encoding NUDIX domain-containing protein, with product MNKQVQSHLDISVDCVVFGFHNNKLRVLLIEQEHPEGSGHRYALPGDLVFSDENIDHAAERVLFELTSLKGIYLEQFHTFGDPKRVRQEKDQEWLKSIRKNPDARVITVAYYSLVKMEDYVPSPSSFAERAEWKDILNIPELAFDHNEILSKALEILRSQVSNHKIGFELLPEKFTLGQLQQLYEVILNKHLDKRNFRKAIKKMDTVLALDEKQKGVLHKPAQLFTYIGKRKI
- the pfkA gene encoding 6-phosphofructokinase — translated: MEKINKIGVLTSGGDAPGMNAAIRSVVRTCSFYNIECIGVRQGYQGLIEGQFQKLNARSVSNIINKGGTILKSARSLEFKTVEGRISAFENFKSEGLDALVVIGGDGSFTGGMIFQKEHGVPVIGIPGTIDNDIYGTDLTLGYDTAMNTVVEAIDKIRDTASSHNRLFFIEVMGRDSGFIALNTGIAGGAEEILIPEENMGLERLIESLKASSRSGKSSSIVVVAEGEKSGKNVFELGEYVEDHFENYEVKVSVLGHIQRGGSPTVTDRVLASRLGVAAVEGLLDRKSNVMVGLINNKIVMTPLEKAIKENNQIDKELLRVAEIMSV
- the gap gene encoding type I glyceraldehyde-3-phosphate dehydrogenase; its protein translation is MGTIKIGINGFGRIGRLVFRAAAKKENVQVVGINDLIDVDYMAYMLKYDSVHGRFDGTVEVKDGNLVVDGNVIRVTAERNPADLKWDAIGAEYVVESTGIFLTKDTAKAHIEAGAKKVVMSAPSKDDTPMFVMGVNHTELTAEDTIVSNASCTTNCLAPIAKVMHDNFGIAEGLMTTVHAATATQKTVDGPSMKDWRGGRSAVNNIIPSSTGAAKAVGKVIPSLNGKLTGMAFRVPTADVSVVDLTIRLEKGASYEEIKAAMKEASETTMKGVLAYTEEAVVSQDFVGETHTSTFDADAGIALTDNFVKLVSWYDNEMGYSTKVVELVEHMATL
- the aqpZ gene encoding aquaporin Z is translated as MSLSKKLAAEFLGTFWLVFGGTGSAVLAAAFPEVGIGLLGVSLAFGLTVVTWVYAFGHISGGHLNPAVSVGLWMGGRFSASELIPYIISQVLGAVVASAVLYVIASGTANFELGGFASNGYGVHSPGGYSLLAVLVAEVVLTFIFLMVILGATDERAPKGFAPLAIGLTLTLIHLISIPVSNTSVNPARSTGPALFVGDWALTELWMFWVAPIVGAAIAGIAYKFFKE
- a CDS encoding alpha-amylase family glycosyl hydrolase, encoding MKYIRLLAVVFFVIVVSCSVDKKVENGGTEIIGDASPVYLKFQEDNQIVLSDYFLNTDKIDSLVIPSELKYHWSKENGIVNVKGFLKSPFSNMSVYVLDEKYDLPIKSIIKDTYIFKFNANGKRYNNLKIKGTFNNWDTENNPLKLDNGIYTTELELLPGVYQYVLVEGEEEFPNPEAEEKVSNGIGGFNSVLKYGDDTADKAFLWSKLKGDEIEVSSNTDLNVLVYLSNKLILRSDLKEGGNLIIDIPEWSKNIDRSDLHIYAFNNNISSNDLLIPLKNGQPITDSKTLTRHDFHSQIMYEVMVDRFNNGSEENDSPLNQEEVKPIADYMGGDLKGITKKIQEGFFRELGINTLWLTPIVQNPFDAWGEWNEGGVYSRFSGYHGYWPLETTKIDVRFGTPAELDELLDVAHENNMNIVLDYVANHVHQDAQLIKDNPDWKTPLELPDGTLNLEKWDSQRLTTWFDKFLPTLDLENQEVTEVMTDTAMFWLKRYDLDGLRHDACKHIPLNYWRTLTKKVKNEVIVKDNRPIYQVGETYSGPELIGSYVNSGMLNGQFDFNLYDQSVRSFAIGDEGFQTLKSRLEESLTYYGSHHLMGNISGNHDRARVISYVDGSVDFEEDTKLAGWTREINNKGNKGFDIVGQIIAFAAVIPGVPVIYYGDEIAMPGGNDPDNRRMMQFDNLSAEKQNLRNKTGKILKFRRNNMSLLYGDTKVLEANDDVLIILRTYLGENTIAIFNKSNKDNIEFSLPDYVEGELESLFGNDFTNKGNGISIQLPKGGVELIYSKYN
- a CDS encoding methylglyoxal synthase, giving the protein MEVAIIAHDGKKAEMVSFLMKHLSILNNKKVNLVSTGTTGGHAEKAGLTVARFHSGPIGGDAEIAARVVQGKTKMVLFFRDPLDKHPHEPDVAMLMRLCDVHNVPLATNPATAELLIKSL
- a CDS encoding MFS transporter gives rise to the protein MFMKQPKLSFWQMWNVSFGFLGVQFGFALQNANVSRILSDLGADLHSLSLFWLAAPVMGLIVQPIVGGASDFTWTKLGRRGPFILGGAIFAALGMFLMPNAPLFISIMAPMIFGGMMLALMDASFNVSFQPFRALVADMLPEEQRNSGYSIQSFLINVGAVIGSALPFVLTNVVGLDNKSIEGQVAPSVMWAFYIGATVLLGSVLWTVFRTKEYPPEEYYEMKGIDAKKMIASQKEETKKPISEKLSDFLALVSNMPTTMKQLAIVQFFSWFALYIMWVYTTPAIGQHIWDIAPEYYNMDPKDIPVEIAQKMGQAGDWVGIIFAAYSLFAAIYSALMSGIANRFGRKVTYSTSLILGGLGYVSFLVFQNPEMIHVNLFITEVDIPTGALNLIYPMIGIGIAWAAILAMPYAMLSNALPAEKMGIYMGIFNFTIAGPQIISGLLGGWIVSQLFDGNAIYMIILAGVSMLLGGLSVYFVKEKN